The Dehalococcoidia bacterium genome window below encodes:
- a CDS encoding mandelate racemase/muconate lactonizing enzyme family protein, translated as MKIKDLRVSKTKLIDYLGDVEPAWSPGSTVKSTIGGTEFTEIELENGDIGIGPGCDKSILSSAKEYLVGKNPVDVIDHFKYLIYQCRNIPYNGLAGIDIALWDLKGKIENKSISNILGRKKDYLIPYSSFVILSEPNERAEMAKSIQQEGWKVIKVRLHHYEADKDIETIEKIVEKTSGEIEILVDANQAQSSYPWQPGVIWDFDRAKKMNEAMSDLGCYWLEEPRPRFNYEELSELVAMNKTKIAGGENNTVVADFYHMVEKNTYDVLQPESMVLGGITPLIEIGELSLTSNKEIVPHHGGGDIGVVAHMHLLSSWENAPFCEMLNDPPLSSYKNKFYIFNEKLDVIDGKIEVPDKPGLGVTIKEDLILRE; from the coding sequence ATGAAAATTAAAGACTTAAGAGTTTCAAAAACCAAATTAATAGATTATTTGGGCGATGTAGAGCCCGCTTGGAGTCCAGGTAGTACTGTTAAATCAACAATTGGTGGCACCGAATTCACTGAGATTGAATTAGAAAATGGTGACATTGGAATTGGACCTGGATGTGATAAAAGTATTTTAAGTAGTGCAAAAGAATATTTAGTGGGAAAAAATCCAGTAGATGTAATTGACCACTTTAAGTACCTAATCTATCAATGTAGAAATATTCCTTATAACGGACTAGCAGGTATAGACATAGCCCTATGGGATTTAAAGGGCAAAATAGAGAATAAATCTATTTCAAATATTCTAGGAAGAAAAAAAGATTATCTTATTCCCTATTCAAGCTTTGTTATTTTATCAGAACCAAATGAAAGAGCTGAAATGGCAAAATCTATTCAACAAGAGGGATGGAAGGTTATAAAAGTTAGGCTTCATCATTATGAAGCAGATAAAGATATAGAGACAATTGAAAAAATAGTTGAGAAGACTTCAGGTGAAATTGAAATTCTAGTAGATGCTAACCAGGCACAATCGAGCTACCCTTGGCAACCAGGTGTTATTTGGGATTTTGATAGAGCAAAAAAAATGAACGAAGCTATGAGTGATTTAGGTTGCTACTGGTTAGAAGAACCTAGACCTAGATTTAACTACGAAGAATTATCAGAATTAGTTGCAATGAATAAAACAAAAATTGCTGGAGGAGAAAATAATACAGTTGTTGCTGACTTTTATCACATGGTAGAAAAAAACACATATGATGTATTACAACCAGAATCTATGGTTCTAGGCGGCATAACCCCATTAATAGAAATTGGAGAGTTATCTCTAACATCAAATAAAGAAATTGTTCCACATCATGGAGGCGGAGATATAGGAGTTGTCGCTCATATGCACTTACTATCAAGTTGGGAGAATGCTCCCTTTTGTGAAATGCTAAACGACCCTCCGCTTAGTAGCTACAAGAATAAATTTTATATTTTTAATGAAAAATTAGACGTTATAGACGGAAAGATTGAGGTCCCTGATAAGCCTGGATTAGGTGTGACAATCAAAGAAGATCTAATCCTAAGAGAATGA
- a CDS encoding aldolase/citrate lyase family protein, with translation MNKIKENLRAGKTVVGTAGSPWVENMSMLADTDLDFILFDTQHSPYMVKEFIPAIASMAGKNAAPMVRVSANQPDLICFALDAGARGIVVPMVNTKEEAEAMVRACKYAPLGDRSNAGIRGDWGIDIAEYTTKERYREYLDMYNDEVVIAPMIETQQAIDNIDEILSVDGVDVLLIGPSDLSIELGVSLDFEGSVYEEKGLDIIAEACKKHGVVPGMYFIPPTMDPNFFVEKGYKFFTMPWGTWANKGINNGLSSINRK, from the coding sequence ATGAATAAAATAAAAGAGAACTTAAGAGCTGGAAAAACAGTTGTTGGGACAGCTGGATCTCCATGGGTTGAGAATATGAGTATGTTGGCTGATACCGATTTAGACTTCATTCTTTTTGATACACAACATTCACCATATATGGTAAAAGAATTTATCCCAGCTATTGCATCTATGGCAGGTAAAAATGCTGCCCCAATGGTTAGAGTTAGTGCAAATCAACCAGACTTAATCTGTTTTGCATTAGACGCAGGGGCAAGAGGAATAGTTGTTCCTATGGTAAACACCAAAGAAGAAGCAGAAGCTATGGTAAGAGCATGCAAATATGCTCCTTTAGGGGATAGAAGTAACGCAGGAATTAGAGGAGATTGGGGTATAGATATTGCAGAGTATACAACAAAAGAAAGATATCGAGAATATCTTGATATGTATAACGATGAGGTTGTAATTGCTCCAATGATAGAAACTCAACAAGCTATTGATAATATTGATGAAATTTTATCAGTCGATGGTGTAGATGTTTTATTAATTGGACCTTCCGATCTTTCTATAGAACTTGGTGTTTCTTTAGATTTTGAAGGTAGTGTATATGAAGAAAAAGGATTAGATATTATTGCTGAAGCTTGTAAGAAACATGGTGTTGTTCCTGGTATGTATTTTATCCCTCCAACTATGGATCCTAATTTCTTCGTTGAAAAAGGCTATAAATTCTTTACAATGCCATGGGGAACTTGGGCAAATAAAGGAATAAATAACGGATTAAGTTCTATCAATCGAAAATAA
- a CDS encoding DEAD/DEAH box helicase — translation MQSFYEYNLSDNLNKSLKALGFKNPTEIQSKTIPIALKRHDILASAETGSGKTAAYLIPLIHHISTLGNISGLILTPTRELAQQVTDVSKSLVGYKSKIETALIVGGASMNNQLRQLKKRPKIIVGTPGRINDHLEKRTLNLKYFNFFVLDEADRMLDMGFEDQVEKIIRFLPSKRQTLLFSATLPKEIIKLSSKYLNNPKRADVKENNVIKTQIKQKILNTKTELKYNQLVDEIALRKGSILIFVRTKYSTEKLKKRLMKDTVKSSALHGDLRQNKRSRILKDFRDDKFRILIATDIASRGLDVPHIEHVINYDLPQVPEDFIHRIGRTARAGSVGEAVSFITPNDKRMWKSIENLMEELKNPEQVPDNKKVGQKEFKKRNRNRKRNSKSRKYYQKSRK, via the coding sequence ATGCAGTCTTTTTACGAATATAATTTATCTGATAATCTAAACAAATCATTAAAAGCTTTAGGTTTTAAAAATCCCACTGAGATTCAATCTAAAACTATTCCTATTGCCTTGAAGCGTCATGATATTCTTGCCAGTGCTGAGACTGGTTCAGGGAAAACAGCAGCGTATCTTATACCTTTAATTCATCATATTTCTACATTAGGAAATATTTCAGGATTAATATTAACTCCAACTAGAGAATTAGCTCAACAAGTTACTGATGTTTCGAAATCTCTTGTTGGCTATAAGAGTAAAATAGAAACGGCATTAATTGTTGGCGGAGCCAGTATGAATAATCAGCTTAGACAACTTAAGAAAAGGCCTAAAATTATAGTAGGAACTCCAGGAAGAATAAATGACCATCTAGAAAAAAGAACTCTAAACCTTAAGTATTTTAATTTCTTTGTTCTTGATGAAGCTGACAGAATGCTTGATATGGGCTTTGAAGATCAAGTAGAAAAGATCATTAGATTTTTGCCTTCCAAAAGACAAACATTATTATTTTCAGCGACTCTTCCAAAAGAAATAATTAAATTATCTTCAAAATATTTAAATAATCCTAAAAGAGCAGACGTAAAAGAAAATAACGTAATAAAAACTCAGATAAAACAAAAAATACTAAATACTAAAACTGAGCTCAAATATAATCAATTAGTTGATGAAATAGCACTTAGAAAAGGTTCAATACTTATATTTGTAAGAACAAAATATTCAACAGAAAAATTGAAAAAACGTCTTATGAAAGATACTGTTAAAAGCTCAGCACTTCATGGAGATCTTAGGCAAAATAAAAGAAGTAGAATATTGAAAGATTTTAGAGATGATAAATTTAGAATATTAATCGCTACAGATATTGCTTCAAGAGGCCTAGATGTACCTCATATAGAACATGTAATAAATTATGATTTACCACAAGTTCCTGAAGATTTCATACATAGAATTGGAAGAACAGCTAGAGCAGGCTCAGTGGGAGAAGCTGTAAGCTTTATTACTCCTAATGATAAAAGAATGTGGAAATCTATAGAAAATCTAATGGAAGAATTAAAGAATCCTGAGCAAGTTCCAGATAATAAAAAAGTAGGTCAAAAAGAATTTAAGAAAAGAAACAGGAACAGAAAAAGAAATTCTAAATCAAGAAAATATTATCAAAAATCCAGAAAATGA
- the argC gene encoding N-acetyl-gamma-glutamyl-phosphate reductase — protein sequence MLNVGIINITGYAGSEIARLVYSHPELNLVSATGRSKAGKYLDEVFPHLEKINIKIQEELSDNVDFVFSALPHAASAEKLSQYVDSGIPSIDISADFRLKDLDTYEEWYDIKHPKPELISQATYGLPELHRNEIKNSKLVANPGCFPTGGILSMAPAVQNDLVEELIIVDSKTGISGAGRTAKEAFGFSELNDNCAAYGTKGHRHQPEIAQELNLLGENKVKVLFTPHLVSMTRGILGTNYGSLKKDLGENEVVELYKEFYKNEPFIKIVSEPPATKHTWGSNFVYLYPYVRKDTNTLVVISALDNLVKGSAGAAIQNMNLMQGFEETLGIGALPVYP from the coding sequence ATGTTAAACGTTGGCATCATAAATATAACTGGATATGCAGGTTCTGAAATTGCTAGGCTTGTATATTCTCATCCAGAATTAAATCTAGTTTCAGCAACTGGAAGAAGTAAGGCTGGGAAATATCTTGATGAAGTTTTTCCTCATCTTGAAAAAATAAATATAAAAATACAAGAAGAACTTAGCGATAATGTTGACTTCGTATTTTCAGCATTACCCCACGCAGCAAGCGCTGAAAAACTATCTCAATATGTTGATAGTGGTATTCCTTCAATTGATATATCAGCCGATTTTAGACTAAAGGATCTCGATACATATGAAGAGTGGTATGATATCAAGCATCCAAAGCCAGAATTAATTTCTCAAGCAACCTATGGATTACCGGAACTACATAGAAACGAAATCAAAAATAGTAAATTAGTAGCCAATCCAGGATGTTTTCCTACAGGCGGAATACTATCTATGGCTCCAGCAGTACAAAATGATTTAGTGGAAGAATTAATTATAGTAGATTCAAAAACTGGAATTTCTGGTGCAGGAAGAACAGCTAAAGAAGCTTTTGGGTTTTCAGAACTAAATGATAATTGCGCCGCTTATGGAACTAAGGGGCACAGGCATCAACCTGAAATAGCTCAAGAACTTAATTTATTAGGTGAAAATAAAGTAAAAGTTTTATTCACACCTCATTTAGTATCTATGACAAGAGGGATTTTAGGCACTAATTATGGATCTTTGAAAAAAGATTTAGGTGAAAATGAAGTAGTTGAGCTATATAAAGAATTTTACAAAAACGAACCATTCATTAAAATAGTAAGTGAACCTCCTGCAACAAAGCATACTTGGGGTTCTAATTTTGTTTATTTGTATCCTTATGTTAGAAAGGATACTAACACTTTGGTAGTAATTAGTGCTCTAGATAATTTGGTTAAGGGTTCAGCAGGAGCCGCAATTCAAAACATGAATCTAATGCAAGGTTTTGAAGAAACTTTGGGAATAGGTGCCTTACCTGTTTACCCATAA
- the nth gene encoding endonuclease III — translation MLKKDRAFFITTELDKIYPEVPIPLNHENKFELLIAVLLSAQCTDERVNKVTPNLFSKANNPEQMMKLPTEKIFSIIRSCGLAPQKSKNISKLSRIIVERHNKKVPESFLELEKLPGVGHKTASVVMSQGFGHPAFPVDTHIHRLAQRWGLTNGKNVIQTENDLKKIFPKKSWNKLHLQIIFYGRSHCTAKGCDGTKCNICRTCYPNRKKPFKANKP, via the coding sequence ATGCTAAAAAAAGATAGAGCTTTTTTTATAACCACTGAACTAGATAAGATATATCCAGAAGTACCTATTCCCTTAAATCATGAAAATAAATTTGAGCTACTAATCGCAGTATTATTAAGTGCTCAGTGTACAGATGAACGAGTTAATAAGGTAACTCCAAATCTTTTTTCGAAAGCAAATAATCCTGAACAAATGATGAAATTACCAACAGAAAAAATTTTTTCTATAATTCGATCTTGCGGTTTAGCACCACAAAAATCAAAAAATATTTCTAAGCTTTCAAGAATAATTGTAGAAAGACATAATAAAAAAGTTCCTGAAAGTTTTTTAGAGCTAGAAAAATTACCCGGAGTTGGTCATAAAACGGCAAGTGTCGTAATGTCACAAGGATTTGGTCATCCAGCCTTTCCTGTGGATACCCATATACATCGTTTAGCGCAAAGATGGGGACTTACTAATGGTAAAAATGTCATACAGACTGAGAATGACTTAAAAAAGATTTTCCCTAAAAAAAGTTGGAATAAACTTCATTTACAGATTATATTCTATGGCAGATCTCACTGTACTGCTAAAGGATGTGATGGAACAAAATGCAATATATGTCGAACTTGTTATCCAAATAGAAAAAAACCATTCAAGGCTAATAAACCATAG
- a CDS encoding polyprenyl synthetase family protein gives MSSNQLVSLSNNELLMVMLELNKISESHTSQSNLNENIIDHVLSIPGKQLRPALTIVCSKLWQEDVDEKVIKMSTAVELLHIATLVHDDTVDFADTRRGEKTASNIWGPHIAVLVGDFLFATSAEYVCDTQSIRLIKQFASTISDLAKGQLKEIENKFNIELDINNYLDIIFKKTGSLFATSSMSGALLGGALEEDINNVYQFGKNLGLGFQIYDDALDFEGDEKKMGKPVGNDLKNGVMTLPSIIASKKNEKIKKEVINLFELKEENRNEEVDILVKKITKEGYVEEAKLEASKLIDRSIENISSLKNNNIYKDSLINLAISSKDREK, from the coding sequence ATGAGTAGTAATCAATTAGTTTCGTTATCAAATAATGAATTACTAATGGTAATGCTTGAATTAAATAAAATTTCTGAAAGTCATACTTCTCAATCAAACTTAAATGAGAACATTATTGATCACGTACTTAGTATTCCTGGTAAACAACTAAGACCTGCTCTAACAATAGTTTGTTCAAAATTATGGCAAGAAGATGTAGATGAAAAAGTTATAAAAATGTCTACTGCAGTTGAGCTTCTGCATATTGCTACGCTCGTTCATGATGATACAGTAGACTTTGCTGATACTCGAAGAGGTGAAAAAACTGCATCGAATATATGGGGACCCCACATAGCAGTTTTAGTTGGTGATTTTCTTTTTGCAACAAGTGCTGAATATGTTTGTGATACACAATCTATAAGACTAATAAAACAATTTGCATCCACTATTTCAGATCTTGCAAAGGGACAATTAAAAGAAATTGAAAATAAATTTAATATTGAATTAGATATCAATAACTACTTAGATATTATTTTTAAGAAAACAGGATCTCTTTTTGCTACATCATCAATGAGTGGAGCATTACTAGGAGGAGCTCTAGAAGAAGATATAAATAATGTTTATCAATTCGGAAAAAACCTAGGATTAGGATTTCAAATCTATGATGATGCTTTAGATTTTGAAGGAGATGAGAAAAAAATGGGGAAACCCGTAGGAAATGACCTAAAAAACGGAGTAATGACATTACCATCTATAATTGCAAGTAAAAAAAATGAGAAAATAAAAAAAGAAGTTATAAATCTGTTTGAATTAAAGGAAGAAAACAGGAATGAAGAAGTTGATATTTTAGTAAAAAAAATTACTAAAGAAGGATATGTTGAAGAAGCTAAATTAGAAGCTTCAAAACTTATTGACAGATCTATAGAAAATATATCCTCTTTGAAAAATAATAATATTTATAAAGATTCCTTAATTAATTTAGCTATAAGTTCTAAGGATAGAGAAAAATAA
- the metG gene encoding methionine--tRNA ligase, producing MVNKQKNILVCVAWPYVNGPPHLGHIAGMSIPADIFARYNRLIGNNVAMVSGSDMHGTPVTLLANDLGVSPEEISSKYHDIWSRSLKDMNFQYDLYTNTHTDNHMEIVKNIFSDLLAKELLEIREQLMPYSITENIFLSDRLVEGVCPCGDNERARGDQCEKCGKTLDPSDLKNIRSKRDGSIPEFRKTSHYFLKLSQMESKIKKWINTREGWRQNVKNQSLSFINEGLRDRAITRDLSWGIDIPVEGWDDKKIYVWFEAVLGYLTATVELFSKTENPDQWKDFWENEDSESYYFQGKDNIPFHTIILPAILLGIGDKNLPTDVVANEYLNFAGREFSKSSNWAVWLPDFLEKYSSDSLRYYLTSIMPETSDSDFTWEGYVASNNNELVATLGNFIHRVLTMSHRNFDGEVPYFDTNSSETKEIIEKSEKALEEVGESISKRKFRESLNKLMNLARFGNQYLDKNEPWKKIKEDKKSAGEVLGQSMIIISALSSMLEPFLPNSAVRLQKVIFNEKKNNWNLILPISGDKFDKPTPLFEKLEEEKVLQENGMMLDE from the coding sequence ATGGTAAATAAACAAAAAAATATATTAGTTTGTGTTGCTTGGCCTTATGTAAATGGTCCACCTCATCTTGGGCATATAGCAGGGATGAGTATTCCTGCAGATATTTTTGCAAGATACAACAGATTAATTGGTAATAATGTGGCTATGGTTTCAGGTTCTGATATGCATGGAACACCTGTAACGCTTTTAGCAAATGATTTAGGAGTTTCACCTGAAGAAATCTCTTCAAAATATCATGACATATGGTCTAGAAGCTTAAAAGATATGAATTTTCAGTATGATTTATATACAAATACACATACCGATAATCACATGGAAATTGTAAAGAATATATTTTCTGATTTGTTAGCTAAAGAATTACTAGAAATTAGAGAACAGCTAATGCCTTATTCAATTACTGAAAATATATTTCTGAGCGATAGATTAGTTGAAGGTGTATGTCCTTGCGGAGATAATGAAAGGGCTCGAGGAGATCAATGCGAAAAATGTGGCAAAACTCTTGATCCAAGTGATCTAAAAAATATTAGATCAAAAAGAGATGGATCAATACCTGAATTTAGAAAAACTTCTCATTATTTTCTTAAGTTAAGTCAAATGGAATCAAAAATAAAAAAATGGATAAATACAAGAGAAGGATGGAGACAAAATGTCAAAAACCAAAGTCTATCATTTATAAATGAAGGGCTAAGAGATAGAGCAATAACTAGAGATTTATCATGGGGTATTGATATTCCCGTTGAAGGATGGGATGATAAAAAAATATATGTTTGGTTTGAAGCTGTATTAGGCTATCTAACTGCTACCGTTGAGCTCTTTAGTAAAACTGAAAATCCTGATCAATGGAAGGATTTTTGGGAAAATGAAGATTCAGAATCTTATTATTTTCAAGGCAAAGATAATATTCCATTCCATACTATAATTTTGCCGGCTATATTACTGGGAATTGGAGACAAAAACTTGCCAACAGATGTTGTAGCAAATGAATATCTTAATTTCGCAGGAAGGGAATTTTCTAAGAGTAGTAATTGGGCAGTTTGGTTGCCAGATTTTCTAGAAAAATACTCCTCTGATTCATTAAGATATTATCTAACTTCAATAATGCCTGAAACCTCTGACTCAGATTTTACATGGGAAGGATATGTAGCTTCAAATAATAATGAACTTGTTGCGACTCTTGGAAACTTTATACATAGAGTATTAACAATGTCTCATAGAAATTTTGATGGAGAAGTTCCATATTTTGATACAAACTCATCAGAAACAAAAGAAATAATTGAAAAGTCAGAAAAAGCCTTAGAAGAAGTCGGTGAATCAATTTCAAAAAGAAAATTTAGAGAAAGCTTAAATAAATTAATGAATTTAGCTAGATTTGGGAATCAATATTTAGACAAAAATGAGCCTTGGAAAAAAATAAAGGAAGATAAAAAATCTGCAGGTGAAGTTTTAGGTCAATCAATGATTATAATAAGCGCTTTAAGCTCCATGCTTGAACCTTTTCTTCCAAACTCAGCCGTAAGGCTTCAAAAAGTAATATTTAATGAGAAAAAAAATAATTGGAACTTAATACTTCCAATTTCAGGAGATAAGTTTGATAAACCAACTCCATTATTCGAAAAATTAGAGGAAGAAAAAGTGCTACAAGAAAATGGGATGATGTTAGATGAGTAG
- the rsmI gene encoding 16S rRNA (cytidine(1402)-2'-O)-methyltransferase, translated as MSKLYIIGSPIGNLEDITIRAIGILKNLDYVFSEDTRISSKLMKKFDISTLLIPIYTSKKELNKNKFEKLISNNDIGFLTDAGSPGVSDPAGEFVKIARENNHEIIPIPGVSSVTSAFSVSGLESIGFSFLGFLPKNDKQKLSYLEQFSNSNNPIVIFESPRRIINTFRFIRDKLNISEIFVAKEMTKIYETIFQGHVDDAIKKFSNEKGEFVIIFKNENNKISNSFTKKYDKILIDGYEKGIKGKKLLDLLSELTKTKKSFFYDRWLDIKNQNGK; from the coding sequence TTGTCTAAACTATACATAATTGGTTCTCCTATAGGTAACTTAGAGGATATCACTATTAGAGCTATAGGTATATTGAAAAATTTAGATTATGTTTTTTCTGAAGATACAAGAATAAGTAGCAAACTGATGAAAAAGTTTGATATTTCTACCTTATTAATACCAATATACACTTCAAAAAAAGAACTAAACAAAAATAAATTTGAAAAACTAATCTCCAATAATGATATAGGTTTCTTGACAGATGCAGGATCACCAGGTGTTTCTGATCCTGCTGGAGAATTTGTAAAAATAGCAAGAGAGAATAATCACGAAATTATTCCAATTCCTGGTGTATCTTCAGTAACATCAGCTTTTTCAGTATCTGGACTGGAATCAATTGGATTTTCATTTTTAGGTTTTTTACCCAAAAATGATAAACAAAAGTTGAGCTACTTAGAACAATTTTCGAATTCTAATAATCCTATTGTTATATTTGAATCTCCAAGAAGAATTATAAATACATTTAGATTCATTAGAGATAAGTTGAATATTAGTGAAATATTTGTTGCAAAAGAAATGACTAAAATTTATGAGACTATATTTCAAGGTCATGTAGATGATGCAATCAAGAAATTCAGTAATGAAAAAGGAGAGTTCGTAATTATTTTCAAGAATGAAAATAATAAAATTAGCAATTCATTTACTAAGAAATACGATAAAATTTTAATTGATGGGTATGAAAAAGGTATTAAAGGTAAAAAATTACTAGACTTATTGTCTGAATTAACTAAAACTAAAAAAAGCTTTTTTTATGACAGATGGCTGGATATAAAAAATCAAAATGGTAAATAA